From a region of the Mycobacterium sp. SMC-8 genome:
- a CDS encoding Hsp70 family protein, translating to MSDALGLSIGTTNLAAATVGRQPVIRRSVLTLYGHAAPEVGVSGNRPGGVVLSGFVERVGDTVPLVAPDGASYPAAQLVVEALEAMAALAAPQPPSDVAISVPSYWGAEASAALADTLRASAVLTPGGAVPRLIPDAEAALTALNAYPGLDRRGVVVLLDLGGGGTGITLADAASAFTIIGGTERFAELAGDQIDQAVLSHVLGGVGGGVDPEQTAAVGSLSALREQCRAAKERLSAQTATELSVALPGYQGEVRLTRAELEELIARPVDGLFAALEQVLMRAGIGWNSVSTVALVGGGSAIPFVAEQVSQRFRVPVVATPRPALDAAAGAALIAAYGRSAQTATVATPEQDSTYALAWSQDDSTDDDVVPFTGEIPEQRPNPYALSGAYETEVIPPGDGDSHAAAGPRLPLSVTGVVAALALLAVGGAAIALTSVDTSEPTTPTPGNVPLSSALVPSAEPPPAPPETVTLSRQQPPPPETVVPPVVTTAPTVAPTTTTTSPTTTTTTTTTTTTPTTTTQPTTTTTQPTTTQPTTTRPTTVPPTTVPPTTNPMTTTYVEVPFVPVPIPIPVPDGS from the coding sequence ATGAGCGATGCGTTGGGGCTGTCCATCGGAACCACCAACCTCGCGGCGGCGACAGTCGGCCGGCAGCCGGTGATCCGGCGTTCAGTGCTCACCCTGTACGGCCACGCCGCCCCCGAGGTCGGTGTGTCCGGCAACCGCCCCGGCGGGGTGGTGCTGTCCGGGTTCGTCGAACGCGTCGGGGACACTGTTCCGCTGGTCGCCCCCGACGGCGCCTCCTACCCGGCCGCACAACTGGTGGTCGAAGCACTCGAAGCCATGGCCGCGCTTGCCGCGCCGCAGCCGCCGTCGGACGTCGCGATCTCCGTGCCGTCCTACTGGGGTGCCGAGGCGAGCGCCGCGCTGGCCGACACGCTGCGGGCCAGCGCCGTGCTGACCCCAGGTGGCGCCGTCCCGCGTCTGATCCCGGACGCCGAGGCGGCGCTGACCGCGCTGAACGCTTACCCGGGCTTGGACCGTCGCGGAGTGGTGGTGCTGCTCGACCTCGGAGGCGGCGGCACCGGCATCACCCTCGCCGACGCCGCGTCGGCGTTCACGATCATCGGAGGGACCGAACGGTTCGCCGAGCTCGCCGGGGACCAGATCGACCAGGCGGTGCTGAGTCACGTACTCGGCGGCGTCGGGGGCGGGGTGGATCCCGAGCAGACGGCGGCGGTCGGGTCGCTGAGCGCGCTGCGTGAGCAGTGCCGCGCCGCCAAGGAACGCCTGTCGGCGCAGACCGCCACCGAGCTGAGCGTTGCCCTGCCGGGCTATCAGGGCGAGGTCCGTCTGACCCGCGCCGAACTCGAAGAACTCATCGCGCGTCCCGTCGACGGGCTGTTCGCCGCGCTCGAGCAGGTTCTGATGCGCGCCGGCATCGGCTGGAACAGCGTCTCGACGGTTGCGCTCGTCGGCGGCGGATCGGCGATCCCATTTGTCGCAGAACAGGTTTCGCAGCGGTTTCGGGTCCCGGTGGTGGCGACGCCGCGTCCCGCGCTCGACGCGGCCGCCGGCGCCGCGCTGATCGCCGCGTACGGACGCAGCGCCCAGACAGCCACCGTGGCCACCCCCGAGCAGGACAGCACGTATGCCTTGGCGTGGTCGCAGGACGACTCGACCGACGACGACGTCGTCCCGTTCACCGGCGAGATCCCCGAACAGCGGCCCAATCCGTATGCGCTGTCCGGCGCCTACGAGACCGAGGTCATCCCGCCGGGCGACGGGGACAGCCACGCCGCGGCCGGTCCGCGGCTGCCGCTGTCGGTCACCGGCGTGGTCGCCGCGCTGGCCCTGCTGGCCGTCGGCGGGGCGGCGATCGCGCTCACGAGCGTGGACACCTCGGAACCCACCACCCCGACACCCGGCAACGTGCCGCTGAGCAGCGCACTGGTGCCCTCGGCCGAGCCCCCTCCCGCCCCGCCCGAGACGGTCACCCTCTCCCGACAGCAGCCGCCCCCGCCGGAGACGGTCGTTCCGCCGGTGGTGACCACTGCGCCGACGGTGGCGCCGACGACCACGACCACGTCGCCGACCACAACCACGACCACGACCACCACGACAACGACGCCGACCACGACGACTCAGCCGACCACCACCACGACGCAGCCGACGACTACTCAGCCGACCACGACCCGCCCGACGACGGTGCCGCCGACGACGGTGCCGCCGACGACCAACCCGATGACGACGACCTACGTGGAGGTGCCGTTCGTGCCGGTCCCCATCCCGATCCCGGTCCCTGACGGCTCCTGA
- a CDS encoding L,D-transpeptidase, which produces MLRCLTVALGVVALLAAPAAPRVSAEFAPWFANSVGPATQVLAVTGTGGSDAKLDVWERTAAGWQPVAGGVGIPAKIGAKGMSPNHFDGSMMTPKGIYTLDFAFGTQPNPGGGLRYVQVGPNHWWDGDMKSPTYNTMQVCDKANCPFDTSLSAGTENLDIPQYAHAVVMGVNKERIPGKGGAFFVHSTDGGPTAGCVAIDDGTLVKIMRWLRPGAMIAITQ; this is translated from the coding sequence ATGCTGCGCTGCCTGACGGTTGCGCTGGGCGTCGTCGCGCTGCTAGCTGCACCTGCCGCGCCGCGCGTTTCGGCCGAATTCGCGCCGTGGTTCGCAAACTCGGTCGGCCCGGCGACCCAGGTGCTCGCCGTCACCGGCACCGGCGGCTCGGACGCCAAACTCGACGTGTGGGAGCGCACCGCGGCCGGCTGGCAGCCGGTGGCCGGCGGTGTCGGCATCCCCGCCAAGATCGGCGCAAAAGGCATGTCGCCCAACCACTTCGACGGTTCGATGATGACGCCGAAAGGCATCTACACGCTCGACTTCGCCTTCGGCACCCAACCGAACCCCGGCGGCGGTCTGCGCTACGTCCAGGTCGGGCCCAACCACTGGTGGGACGGCGACATGAAGAGCCCCACCTACAACACCATGCAGGTGTGCGACAAGGCGAACTGCCCGTTCGACACCTCGCTGAGCGCCGGCACCGAGAACCTCGACATCCCGCAGTACGCCCACGCGGTGGTCATGGGAGTGAACAAGGAACGCATCCCCGGCAAGGGCGGCGCGTTCTTCGTGCACAGCACCGATGGGGGACCCACCGCGGGCTGCGTGGCCATCGACGACGGCACCCTGGTCAAGATCATGCGCTGGCTGCGGCCCGGCGCGATGATCGCGATCACGCAGTGA
- a CDS encoding phosphatase PAP2 family protein, with the protein MKLRTGWLLASAAAAIAVYLLMWVGFVQGWPWLAGIDADALDPAFRFGETRPGWVTAWDVFCTVLGPGAFRLVVLIVIVIALIRRHLRLAVFLLLTVELSGVLTELTKYIAARPRPDTAMVSALSSSFPSGHALGVMASVAALLTVVLPVVRPVWRGWLVALGVLVVLTVGAGRVVLNVHHPSDVIAGWALGYAYFVACLLLVPPFTAAAERPAELDTAR; encoded by the coding sequence GTGAAGTTGCGCACCGGATGGCTGCTCGCCAGTGCCGCCGCCGCCATCGCGGTGTATCTGCTGATGTGGGTGGGATTCGTCCAGGGCTGGCCGTGGCTGGCGGGCATCGACGCCGACGCGCTCGACCCCGCGTTCCGGTTCGGTGAGACCCGCCCCGGGTGGGTGACCGCCTGGGATGTCTTCTGTACCGTCCTCGGCCCCGGGGCGTTCCGCCTGGTGGTACTGATCGTCATCGTGATCGCGCTGATCCGCCGCCACCTCCGGCTCGCGGTCTTCCTGCTGCTCACCGTCGAACTCAGCGGCGTGCTCACCGAGCTCACCAAATACATCGCCGCCCGGCCGCGACCGGACACCGCGATGGTGTCCGCGCTGTCGTCGTCGTTCCCGTCCGGCCACGCCCTCGGAGTCATGGCGTCGGTCGCGGCGCTGTTGACCGTGGTGCTGCCGGTGGTCCGTCCGGTGTGGCGCGGCTGGCTGGTCGCCCTCGGCGTCCTCGTGGTGCTGACCGTCGGTGCCGGGCGGGTGGTGCTCAACGTGCACCACCCCTCGGACGTGATCGCCGGATGGGCTCTCGGGTACGCCTACTTCGTTGCGTGCCTGCTGCTGGTGCCGCCGTTCACGGCAGCGGCCGAAAGACCGGCAGAGCTCGATACTGCGCGCTGA
- a CDS encoding nuclear transport factor 2 family protein, producing MSDIDDIKQVKYRYLRALDTKHWDEFADTLTEDVIGRYGESIGEEHHFTNRDDLVNFMRNSLGPEILTEHRVNHPEITVDGDQASAIWYLQDRVIAPDFNFMLIGAGFYHDRYRRTPAGWRICETGYDRTYDASMSLEALNFKVKAGRALNI from the coding sequence ATGAGTGACATCGATGACATCAAGCAGGTCAAGTACCGCTACCTCCGTGCCCTGGACACCAAGCATTGGGACGAGTTCGCCGACACGCTCACCGAGGATGTCATCGGCCGTTACGGCGAATCGATCGGTGAGGAGCACCACTTCACCAACCGCGACGACCTGGTGAATTTCATGCGCAACTCGCTGGGCCCGGAGATCCTCACCGAGCACCGGGTCAACCACCCGGAGATCACCGTCGACGGTGACCAGGCCAGCGCGATCTGGTACCTGCAGGACCGGGTGATCGCACCCGACTTCAACTTCATGCTGATCGGCGCCGGCTTCTATCACGACCGCTACCGCCGCACGCCGGCCGGCTGGCGGATCTGCGAGACCGGTTACGACCGCACCTATGACGCGTCGATGAGCCTGGAGGCGCTGAATTTCAAGGTCAAGGCCGGGCGCGCGCTCAACATCTGA
- a CDS encoding HNH endonuclease signature motif containing protein — protein MFEELAAEALRSRGAAAIGAWARAENAAVARRLSAMADVLESKLADKDSAEREQWCLDNWDAVSAEVAAAQNVSPGVASNELLDAWSLRQRMPQVAEVFASGAISYRLARAAVRRTRLIADPDARAKVDVEIAAQITAWGSLSKAKQESEIDYWVDRFDPAAVVRAEGSSRSCHVDVTPAENGSGVCYVEAVLHEHDGEALDRRLDELAGSVCNRDPRNRDQRRAAAIGAMSAKADRLTCLCGTDDCPAAGRAPSAVVVLVIAEEESLSDDTPFSAHGEHVPEPEQRTGRDLLASPEGWGPAKTNPGMTLGGAVLPAPLLAAVVAKTATIRRLIHPGQSPPESRYVPSAKLADFVRCRDITCRFPGCDVPADRCDLDHTIPYPVGPTQASNLKALCRKHHLLKTFWGWRDVQSPDGTVVWTSPGGQVVTTRPGSRVLFPALCRPTAPVDVAASDRVPTPGRLSGLGMPRRTQTRVQARAQRLAEQRRENEALLEPRNGGPPC, from the coding sequence ATGTTCGAAGAACTGGCGGCCGAAGCGCTGCGGTCGCGTGGTGCCGCGGCGATCGGCGCGTGGGCGCGCGCGGAGAACGCGGCGGTGGCGCGCCGGCTGTCCGCGATGGCGGACGTGCTGGAGTCGAAGCTCGCCGACAAGGACAGCGCCGAGCGCGAGCAGTGGTGCCTGGACAACTGGGATGCGGTGTCGGCCGAGGTGGCCGCGGCGCAGAACGTTTCGCCCGGCGTGGCCTCCAACGAGCTTCTCGACGCATGGTCGCTGCGGCAACGGATGCCGCAGGTGGCCGAAGTGTTTGCTTCCGGCGCGATCTCGTACCGGCTCGCCAGAGCTGCGGTGAGACGCACCCGGCTGATCGCCGACCCGGACGCCAGGGCGAAGGTCGATGTGGAGATCGCTGCTCAAATCACCGCGTGGGGATCGCTGTCGAAGGCCAAGCAGGAGAGCGAAATCGACTACTGGGTCGACCGATTCGACCCTGCCGCTGTGGTGCGGGCGGAGGGCTCGTCGAGGTCGTGCCATGTCGATGTGACACCGGCCGAGAACGGTTCCGGAGTGTGTTACGTCGAGGCGGTCCTACATGAGCATGACGGAGAGGCTCTTGATCGTCGGCTCGACGAGTTGGCCGGCAGCGTCTGCAACCGAGACCCCAGAAATAGGGATCAGCGACGAGCGGCGGCGATAGGGGCGATGTCGGCCAAGGCGGACCGCTTGACGTGTCTGTGCGGCACCGATGACTGCCCAGCCGCGGGGCGTGCCCCGAGCGCGGTGGTGGTACTTGTGATCGCCGAAGAAGAGAGCCTGAGCGACGACACCCCGTTCAGCGCCCACGGCGAGCACGTGCCCGAGCCCGAGCAACGAACGGGCCGGGATTTGCTTGCTTCTCCCGAGGGGTGGGGCCCGGCGAAGACCAATCCGGGGATGACCCTCGGGGGAGCGGTGCTGCCGGCGCCGCTGCTGGCGGCCGTGGTGGCCAAGACGGCGACGATCCGGCGGCTGATCCATCCGGGACAGTCACCACCGGAGTCGCGGTACGTCCCGTCGGCGAAGCTGGCCGACTTCGTTCGCTGCCGCGACATAACGTGCCGGTTCCCGGGCTGCGACGTGCCTGCCGATCGTTGCGATCTGGACCATACGATTCCCTATCCGGTGGGCCCGACACAGGCGTCGAACCTGAAAGCGCTGTGCCGAAAACACCACTTGCTCAAGACTTTTTGGGGCTGGCGCGATGTCCAGTCCCCGGACGGCACCGTCGTGTGGACGTCGCCGGGCGGCCAGGTGGTGACCACCCGGCCGGGAAGCAGGGTGCTGTTCCCGGCGCTGTGCCGGCCGACAGCTCCCGTCGATGTCGCCGCGTCCGATCGGGTGCCGACCCCTGGTCGGCTCTCCGGTCTGGGCATGCCGCGGCGCACCCAGACCCGCGTCCAGGCACGAGCCCAGCGGCTCGCCGAGCAGCGCCGCGAGAACGAGGCGCTGCTGGAACCCCGGAACGGGGGCCCGCCGTGCTGA
- a CDS encoding NAD(P)-dependent oxidoreductase — translation MRVFVTGGTGAIGGYAVPALVAAGHEVTAMARSEAKAQALQRQGATAVQVSLFDRDALTAAFRGHAAVVNLASSLPSTERFMLKSAWKECHRIRIQGSATLVDAAIAAGVERVVQESVSMIYRDGGTRWIDETWPVDHYPIAVGNHGAEASSRRFGQNGGASIILRFGFFYGPGAAHSETIMALARRRIAFQAGRPDSYMSSIHLADAAAAVVAALEAAPGTYNVADDCPVTAKQNSAAMAAAVGVKPWLHPPGRTALLAGDRATSMTRSLRVSNARLRAVTPWRPRYPSVWDGYRVMAVA, via the coding sequence ATGCGGGTCTTCGTCACCGGCGGCACCGGAGCAATCGGTGGGTATGCGGTGCCCGCGTTGGTCGCCGCCGGTCACGAGGTGACGGCCATGGCGCGCAGTGAAGCGAAAGCGCAGGCGCTGCAACGGCAGGGCGCCACGGCGGTGCAGGTGTCGCTGTTCGACCGCGACGCGCTGACTGCGGCGTTCCGCGGGCACGCCGCAGTGGTGAACCTGGCGTCGTCGTTGCCGTCGACCGAGCGCTTCATGCTGAAGTCGGCATGGAAGGAGTGCCACCGGATCCGGATCCAGGGGTCGGCGACACTCGTCGACGCGGCGATCGCGGCGGGCGTCGAGCGCGTGGTGCAAGAGTCGGTGTCGATGATCTACCGCGACGGTGGCACCAGGTGGATCGACGAGACCTGGCCGGTCGACCACTACCCGATCGCGGTGGGAAACCACGGCGCCGAGGCGAGCAGTCGCAGGTTCGGCCAGAACGGCGGTGCGTCCATCATCCTCAGATTCGGGTTCTTCTACGGACCAGGTGCGGCCCACAGCGAGACGATCATGGCGCTGGCCCGCCGCCGCATCGCGTTTCAGGCGGGACGGCCCGACAGCTACATGTCCTCAATACACCTGGCCGACGCGGCCGCGGCGGTCGTCGCCGCCCTGGAGGCAGCGCCCGGCACCTACAACGTCGCCGACGACTGCCCCGTCACCGCGAAACAGAACAGCGCGGCGATGGCAGCTGCCGTAGGCGTCAAACCCTGGCTGCACCCGCCGGGCCGGACGGCACTGCTGGCGGGGGATCGCGCGACCTCGATGACCAGGTCACTGCGAGTGAGCAATGCGCGGCTGCGCGCGGTGACACCGTGGCGGCCGAGATACCCGAGTGTGTGGGACGGCTACCGGGTGATGGCGGTGGCCTGA
- a CDS encoding SDR family NAD(P)-dependent oxidoreductase yields the protein MTDTAAPRNPFDLTGHVAVVTGGGSGLGLGMAAGLARAGATVAILGRSTQRLEAAAASLRGHGNPVLPVVCDVTDEQAVTDAMARIRSEFGYLDSCFANAGVRGTFTPVLDTSLEEFREVTRVDLDGVFVTLREAARQMIAAGRGGSLVGVSSLGALQGMPRQPAYAASKAGVTSLMDSLAVELARHGIRANTIAPGWFVTEMTAEGMTDERFRARVLPRVPVRRWGAAEDVAGVAVYLASPASAYHTGDVLRLDGGYLKF from the coding sequence GTGACCGACACCGCCGCGCCGCGCAACCCGTTCGACCTCACCGGCCATGTGGCCGTGGTGACCGGCGGCGGCTCCGGCCTCGGGCTCGGCATGGCCGCGGGTCTGGCGCGCGCCGGGGCCACGGTCGCGATCCTCGGCCGTTCCACGCAGCGTCTGGAGGCCGCGGCGGCCTCGTTGCGCGGTCACGGCAATCCGGTGCTGCCGGTGGTCTGCGACGTCACCGACGAGCAGGCCGTCACCGACGCGATGGCGCGCATCCGCAGCGAGTTCGGTTATCTCGATTCATGTTTCGCCAACGCCGGAGTTCGCGGCACGTTCACCCCGGTGCTGGACACCTCACTGGAGGAGTTCCGTGAGGTGACGCGGGTGGACCTCGACGGCGTGTTCGTGACACTTCGCGAGGCGGCACGGCAGATGATCGCGGCCGGCCGCGGCGGCAGCCTGGTCGGGGTGTCAAGCCTGGGCGCGCTGCAGGGTATGCCCCGCCAGCCCGCCTACGCCGCGTCCAAGGCGGGGGTGACCTCGCTGATGGACAGCCTCGCGGTCGAGCTCGCGCGGCACGGCATCCGCGCCAACACCATCGCGCCGGGATGGTTCGTCACCGAGATGACCGCCGAGGGCATGACCGACGAACGGTTCCGTGCGCGGGTGTTGCCGCGTGTGCCGGTGCGACGGTGGGGCGCTGCCGAGGACGTCGCCGGTGTCGCGGTCTATCTGGCCAGCCCGGCCAGCGCGTACCACACCGGCGACGTGCTGCGTCTTGACGGCGGTTATCTGAAGTTCTAG
- a CDS encoding bifunctional phosphatase PAP2/diacylglycerol kinase family protein gives MELLSVRRRGRGIRQIGAGLGTLDREVFEAVAESPSPLLDAVMPTLTKAADHSKLWFAIAAGLAAFGTPAARRGAARGVLSLGVTSLVTNQGAKRIWKRERPNWIIIPLARRTRRYPTSNSLPSGHSASAAAFAVGVGLESPPLGLGLALLAGMVGMSRVATGAHYPGDVLAGLGLGAGIAVLGARVVPPVVETRLPTADPLRVEQPARPDGKGVTLVINPASGSGTGARVLDEVREALPQAEIVELEEDDDVVEVLKSAAQRAEVLGVGGGDGTVATAAAVAAGAGLPLAVFPAGTFNHFAKDIGCDTAAKTIQTIQQGSVSCVDLVCLNEKQMVVNTASIGAYPQFVATREKLEHKIGKPLAGIYAMFHTLRRGQPVRIAYDNKTLQTSLFFLGNSTYLPSGFAPSRRTRMDDGLLDVRILETGKRLSRLRILTAVILGRLERSPLYHEMRVPKFSFRSVDGPTVLALDGEVGTEVTEATFSAQYRALPVFRPLP, from the coding sequence ATGGAGCTTTTGTCTGTGCGACGTCGCGGCCGTGGGATTCGTCAGATCGGGGCCGGCCTCGGCACACTGGACCGCGAAGTCTTCGAGGCCGTGGCGGAGTCGCCGAGCCCGTTGCTCGACGCGGTGATGCCAACGCTGACCAAGGCCGCCGACCACTCCAAGCTGTGGTTCGCCATCGCCGCCGGGCTGGCGGCGTTCGGCACACCGGCGGCGCGGCGCGGGGCCGCCCGCGGGGTGCTGAGCCTGGGGGTGACGAGCCTGGTCACCAATCAGGGCGCCAAGCGGATCTGGAAGCGGGAGCGGCCGAACTGGATCATCATTCCGCTCGCGCGGCGGACACGCAGATATCCGACCTCGAATTCGTTGCCGTCCGGGCATTCGGCCAGCGCCGCCGCGTTCGCCGTCGGGGTCGGCTTGGAGAGCCCGCCGCTGGGGCTGGGGCTGGCGCTGCTGGCCGGGATGGTCGGGATGTCACGGGTTGCGACCGGCGCGCACTATCCCGGCGACGTGCTGGCCGGCCTGGGCCTCGGCGCGGGTATCGCGGTTCTCGGCGCGCGCGTCGTCCCGCCGGTCGTGGAGACCCGACTGCCCACCGCCGACCCGCTGCGGGTCGAGCAGCCCGCCCGGCCGGACGGTAAGGGAGTCACCCTGGTCATCAACCCGGCGTCGGGCAGCGGGACGGGTGCGCGGGTGCTCGACGAGGTGCGCGAGGCGCTGCCGCAGGCCGAGATCGTGGAACTCGAAGAGGACGACGACGTGGTGGAGGTGCTGAAGTCGGCCGCACAGCGCGCCGAGGTGCTCGGCGTCGGAGGCGGTGACGGGACGGTCGCCACGGCGGCGGCGGTCGCGGCGGGCGCGGGCCTGCCGCTGGCGGTGTTCCCCGCGGGCACGTTCAATCACTTCGCCAAGGACATCGGCTGCGACACGGCGGCGAAGACCATCCAGACCATCCAGCAGGGCTCGGTGTCGTGCGTGGACCTGGTGTGCCTGAACGAGAAGCAGATGGTGGTCAACACCGCCAGCATCGGCGCCTATCCGCAGTTCGTGGCCACCCGGGAGAAGCTGGAGCACAAGATCGGCAAGCCGTTGGCCGGCATCTACGCCATGTTCCACACCCTGCGCCGTGGTCAGCCGGTGCGGATCGCCTACGACAACAAAACCCTGCAGACGTCGTTGTTCTTCCTGGGCAACTCGACCTACCTGCCGTCGGGCTTCGCGCCGTCGCGACGCACCCGGATGGACGACGGCCTGCTGGACGTCCGGATCCTGGAGACCGGCAAGCGGCTCAGCAGGCTGCGCATCCTGACCGCGGTGATCTTGGGCCGGCTGGAGCGCAGTCCGCTCTACCACGAGATGCGGGTGCCGAAGTTCTCATTCCGCTCGGTGGACGGCCCGACGGTGCTGGCCCTCGACGGGGAGGTCGGCACCGAGGTGACCGAGGCCACCTTCAGCGCGCAGTATCGAGCTCTGCCGGTCTTTCGGCCGCTGCCGTGA
- a CDS encoding L-lactate dehydrogenase, producing the protein MPVERNTKVSIVGMGSVGTAIAYACLIRGSAGALALYDVNAAKVRAEVLDLNHGSQFVPHCRITGSDDIAATSGSAVVVVTAGAKQKPGQSRLDLAAANVVMAQTLTPQLLEHSPDAVVVFVTNPVDVVTFAATRAVDAAPGHIFGSGTVLDSSRFRYLIAEHADLAVGNVHGFIVGEHGDSEISLWSSVSVGGVPAARFRRDGVPVFDEDSRRRISAEVVNAAYEIIAGKGATNLAIGLSSARIIEAILGDQHRVLPVSTVQQGAHGISGVALSLPTVVTAHGAGEVLEVPLSDSELAGLQASAGTLLQAQQSLGL; encoded by the coding sequence ATGCCCGTCGAACGGAACACCAAGGTCTCGATAGTCGGCATGGGCAGCGTGGGCACCGCGATCGCCTATGCCTGCCTGATCCGCGGTTCAGCCGGAGCGCTGGCGCTGTACGACGTCAACGCCGCCAAAGTGCGCGCCGAGGTGCTCGACCTCAACCACGGCAGCCAGTTCGTTCCGCACTGCCGGATCACCGGCTCCGACGACATCGCGGCGACGTCGGGTTCGGCGGTCGTCGTGGTGACCGCGGGCGCCAAACAGAAGCCGGGCCAGAGCAGGCTGGATCTCGCCGCGGCAAACGTCGTGATGGCCCAGACACTCACGCCGCAACTTCTCGAGCACTCGCCCGACGCTGTCGTCGTGTTCGTCACCAACCCTGTCGACGTGGTCACCTTCGCCGCCACCCGCGCCGTCGACGCCGCCCCCGGCCACATCTTCGGATCCGGAACGGTGTTGGACTCCAGCAGATTCCGGTATCTGATCGCCGAACATGCCGACCTGGCCGTCGGAAACGTGCACGGCTTCATCGTCGGCGAGCACGGAGACTCGGAGATCTCCTTGTGGTCGAGTGTGTCGGTAGGCGGTGTGCCTGCCGCGCGGTTCCGCCGCGACGGTGTACCGGTGTTCGACGAGGACAGCCGGCGCCGCATCTCGGCGGAGGTGGTCAACGCGGCCTACGAGATCATCGCAGGCAAGGGAGCGACCAACCTGGCGATCGGGCTGTCGTCGGCTCGGATCATCGAGGCGATACTCGGCGACCAGCACCGGGTGCTGCCCGTGTCCACCGTGCAGCAGGGCGCGCACGGCATCTCCGGCGTGGCGCTCTCGCTGCCCACGGTGGTCACCGCGCACGGCGCAGGCGAGGTGCTGGAGGTGCCGCTGTCGGATTCGGAACTGGCCGGGCTTCAGGCGTCGGCGGGCACCCTGCTGCAAGCGCAGCAGTCGCTAGGACTTTGA
- a CDS encoding helix-turn-helix domain-containing protein, with protein MLDVEVIADPSAAASALDPMRSRLLAELSEPASAAALAAKVGVARQKVNYHLRALERHGLVAAAGERRWGGLTERLLVATAASYVVSPAALGPVAADPGRARDRVSASYLIAVAARAVREVGDLCRAARDNQKRLATLTIDTAVTFRSAADRAAFTEELARAVTALAARYHDETDPGGRAHRVVLTAYPMPATEQKRT; from the coding sequence GTGCTGGACGTTGAGGTGATCGCCGACCCGTCCGCGGCGGCGTCAGCGCTGGACCCGATGCGCAGCAGATTGCTGGCGGAACTGTCCGAGCCGGCCTCGGCCGCGGCTCTTGCTGCGAAGGTCGGTGTCGCCCGACAGAAGGTCAACTACCACCTGCGTGCGCTGGAACGACACGGCTTGGTCGCTGCGGCCGGCGAGCGCCGCTGGGGCGGACTGACCGAGCGGCTACTGGTCGCCACGGCCGCGTCCTACGTCGTCTCGCCGGCCGCGCTCGGTCCTGTCGCGGCCGATCCGGGCAGGGCGCGTGACCGGGTGTCGGCGAGCTATCTCATCGCGGTCGCGGCCCGCGCCGTCCGCGAGGTCGGCGACCTGTGCCGGGCGGCCCGCGACAACCAGAAGCGGCTTGCGACGTTGACGATCGACACCGCTGTGACGTTCCGGTCGGCCGCGGACCGAGCCGCGTTCACCGAGGAGCTGGCGCGCGCAGTGACCGCACTGGCCGCGCGCTATCACGACGAAACCGACCCCGGCGGGCGAGCGCATCGCGTGGTGCTCACCGCCTATCCGATGCCGGCCACCGAGCAGAAAAGGACGTAG
- a CDS encoding SRPBCC domain-containing protein, whose product MALKKDGDGHRWVEMEFLVPGTPEQVWHAIATGPGMSAWFTPTSVDERVGGAIEFDFGGGVTSSAVVTEWQPPSRLGYEERDWSGDAPPLATEVVITSHSGDRCVVRMVHSLFTGRDDWDDEMETFETGWPGFFDVLRVYLRDFAGQRAANVFAAVEHPGDMVRAWSDLASAVGIAGLDVGHRYATPPGVPQLAGTVECVHHTAEFRNVMVRLDSPAPGVAVVGGCLSGDRVRLSVTVYLYGDTATDIAGAEAPRWRSWMAQLVHADSVAP is encoded by the coding sequence ATGGCATTGAAGAAGGACGGCGACGGACACCGCTGGGTCGAGATGGAGTTTCTTGTACCCGGCACGCCCGAGCAGGTGTGGCACGCGATCGCCACCGGTCCCGGGATGAGTGCATGGTTCACTCCCACGTCGGTCGACGAACGTGTCGGCGGTGCAATCGAATTCGACTTCGGTGGCGGAGTCACCAGCTCTGCGGTGGTCACCGAGTGGCAGCCTCCCAGCCGACTCGGGTACGAGGAGCGTGACTGGAGCGGCGACGCACCGCCGCTGGCGACCGAAGTGGTCATCACCAGTCACTCCGGCGACCGCTGCGTGGTGCGCATGGTGCACAGTCTGTTCACCGGCCGCGACGACTGGGACGACGAGATGGAGACCTTCGAGACTGGCTGGCCCGGCTTCTTCGACGTGCTGCGCGTGTATCTGCGTGACTTCGCCGGGCAGCGCGCCGCCAACGTCTTCGCTGCCGTCGAGCATCCGGGAGACATGGTCCGGGCGTGGTCGGATCTGGCATCCGCGGTGGGTATCGCGGGACTCGACGTCGGTCACCGGTATGCCACCCCGCCGGGCGTTCCCCAGCTTGCCGGCACAGTCGAATGTGTGCATCACACCGCGGAGTTCCGCAACGTGATGGTCCGGCTGGATTCCCCCGCCCCCGGGGTCGCAGTGGTGGGCGGCTGCCTGTCCGGCGACCGGGTGAGACTCTCGGTCACCGTGTACCTGTACGGCGACACCGCGACCGACATTGCAGGCGCAGAAGCGCCGCGCTGGCGGTCATGGATGGCACAGTTGGTGCATGCCGACAGCGTCGCACCCTGA